The Nocardioides sp. cx-173 genome segment ACCACGCCGACGACGTCCGCGCGCTGACCACGGCCGAGGTCGGCATGCCCGGCTTCATGATGGGCGCGGCCGGCTTCGACGTACCGGTCGAGGGGCTGCGGTGGGTCACCGACCTCCTCGAGTCCTACGAGTTCGAGACCGACCTGGGGGTCGCGGAGCCGATGGGCATCGCGTCGCGGCGCACAGTGCGCCGGGAGCCGATCGGCGTCGTCGCGGCCATCACTCCATGGAACGTGCCGACCCAGATCAACCTGGCCAAGGTCGGGCCGGCCCTGGCGGCGGGGTGCACGGTGGTCCTCAAGCCGGCGCCCGACACCCCGTGGCTGGCGTGCGAGCTGGGACGGTTGGTCGCCGAGCACACCGACCTCCCGCCCGGTGTCCTCAACGTCGTCACACCACGCTCCGACCAGGTCGCCGCGGTGCTCGCGACCGACCCGCGCGTGGACATGGTGTCGTTCACCGGCTCCACGGCCACGGGCCGCGCGATCATGGCGGCCGCCGCGCCCACGCTGAAGAAGGTCTTCCTCGAGCTGGGCGGCAAGTCGGCCGCGATCGCGCTCGACGACGCCGACGTCGCGGCGGTCGCCGCCGCCACGGCGTTCACCGCGTGCATCCACGCCGGCCAGGGCTGCGCGATCACCACCCGGCTGATCGTCCCGCGCGAGAGGTACGACGAGGCGGTCCGGGTCGCGGCGGCGACCATGGAGTCCATCGGCGCCAAGGACCCCGCCGATCCCGGCGCGATCTGCGGTCCGGTGATTTCGCAGGCCCAGCGCGACCGGGTCGAGGCCTACCTGCAGCTGGCGGTCGAGGAGGGCGGCACCGTCGCCACCGGTGGCCACGTGATCGACCGGGACGGCTTCTGGGTGCAGCCCACGGTCGTGGCCGGCCTCGACAACGACTCCACCCCGGCCCAGGAGGAGATCTTCGGCCCGGTGCTCGTCGTGATTCCACACGACGGCGACGACGACGCCGTACGCCTGGCCAACGACTCGCCGTACGGGCTCTCCGGCTCGGTCGACTCCGGCTCGCTGGAGCGGGCCAAGGCCGTGGCGGCCCGGATCCGCACCGGCACGCTCTCGGTCAACGGCGGCGTCTGGTTCAGCCCGGACGCCCCGTTCGGCGGCTACAAGCAGTCCGGCCTCGGCCGCGAGATGGGCGTCGCCGGCTTCGAGGAGTACCTGCAGACCAAGACGCTGGCCTTTCCGGCGTGAGCCTGCGAACGCCGAAAGGCCAGACAGCGAGTTGAGCCAGGCCGCGACCGAGGAACGAGGTCGCGACGCCGAGTCGAAACCGAGCGACCCAGAGGAGACATGGATGAGCAAGCGTTTCAAGGGCAAGGTCGTCATCGTGACGGGCGCGGCGCAGGGCATCGGCGAGGCGTACGCGAGGGCGCTCGCCGCGGAGGGCGCCTCGGTGGTGGTCGCCGACGTCAACGCCGAGGCAGGGGAGAAGGTCGCGGCCGGCATCAACGAGACCGGGGGCCGGGCGCTCTTCGTGCCGACCGACGTGTCCTCCGCGGAGTCGGCGAGCGCGATGGCCGAGCGGACGGTCGCGGAGTACGGCGGGATCGACGGGCTGGTCAACAACGCCGCCATCTACGGCGACATGCAGTTCGACCTCCTCCTCACCGTCGACTGGGACTACTACCGCAGGTTCATGTCGGTGAACATGGACGGGGTCCTGGTCGTCACCCGCGCGGTGTGGCGGCACCTGAAGGCTCGCGGCGGCGGCTCGATCGTCAACCAGAGCTCGACGGCGGCGTATCTCTACTCCGGCTTCTACGGCCTGGCCAAGACCGGCGTCAACGGCCTGACCCAGCAGCTCGCGCACGAGCTGGGCGGCATGGGCATCCGGGTCAACGCGATCGCCCCCGGCCCCACCGACACCGAGGCCACGCGCACCCAGGCGGGCGACGCGGCCCAGGACCTGGTCAAGGGGCTGGCCCTCAAGCGCATGGGGCAGCCCGAGGACCTGGTGGGCGCCTGCCTGTTCCTGCTCTCGGAGGAGTCGGCCTGGGTGACCGGCCAGATCCTGGCGGTCGACGGCGGTCAGACGTTCCGGCCATGACGCGCGTCGGCTTCGTGGGTCTCGGCAACATCGGCAGGCCGATGGCGCTGCGGCTCGCGTCGGGTGCCGACGACCTGCACGTGTACGACGTCGCCCCCGAGCCCGTCGCCGAGCTGGTCGCCGCGGGGGCCACCGCCGCGGACAGCGTCGCCGGGCTCGCCGGCCGCGTCGAGGTGCTCTGCGTGATGGTCCGCGACGACGACCAGGTGGGCGAGGTGCTCGGCGAGGCGATCGCCGCGGCCCGCCCGGGGCTGGTGGTGGCCGTCCACTCCACGGTCGCCCCGCAGACCCCGCGCCGGCTCGAGGCCGCTGCCTCCCGACACGAGGTCCTGGTGGTCGACGCCCCGGTCAGCGGCGGTGCGATGGGCGCGGCCGACGGGACGCTGGCGATCCTGGTCGGCGGCTCCGAGGACGCCTACGCCGCCGCGCGCCCGGTCCTGGAGCGCATGGGCTCGCTCGTCGTGCACGCCGGGCCGATCGGCGCGGGCACCCAGATGAAGCTGGCCCGCAACCTGATGCACTTCGTGGCCTTCACCGCCGCCACCGAGGCGCAGCGGCTGGCTGAGGCGTCCGGGCTCGACCTGCGCACGCTCGGCGAGGTGGTGCGCCACACCGACGCCGTGACCGGCGGTCCGGGGGCGATCATGCACCGCGACACGGCCGCGCCGATCGCGGAGGGCGACTTCTGGTTCGGCGTCCTCGACCACGTCCGCGCGCTCGGCGAGAAGGACCTGCGCCTCGCCACGGACCTCGCCGACCTGCTCGGGGTGGACGTCCCGCTCGCCCGCCTCGCCCTCGACCGCCTCGGCCCCGGACTCGGCCTCCCACCCCAGGAGCTCTCATGAGCGGCAAGTTCGACGACCTCCCCGAGCGGCGCCGACGCGGGCTGGAGCGGATGGAGGAGGTCTACGGCTTCGAGATGACCGACGGCGAGGGTGACTTCTTCGGCTACACCGCCGACCACCTCTTCGCCGACATCTGGGAGCGCCCGGGGCTCACCGACCGGGACCGGCGGCTGCTGCTCATCGGGCTGCTGGCCGGCACCGGCGGCGCCGACGTGCTCGGCATCCAGGTCCCGGCCGCCCACGCCAACGGCGAGCTCTCGGACGCGGAGCTGCGCGAGATCGTGATCTTTCTGTGCCACTACGCCGGCTGGCCCCAGGGCGCCCGGCTCAACTCGATCGTCGAGGAGACGATCGCCAAGGCCCGCCGGGAGCGGTCGTGAGCGACCGGGCCACCCTGGCCGCGCTGCCGCCCGGCGACACGGGCCTCGCCGGCGCCCGGCCGGGCCCCGACCTGGCGGCGGTGGGCTACACCGAGACCGAGTACGCCGCGTCCGGCACCGCGGTCTCCTACGCCGCCGACGAGCTCGCGCCCGACGGTCGCTGGACGCTGCGCGAGTCGGGGTCCGCGCCCTACGTCACCCGCGTCGTCGTACGCCGCCCGGATCCCGCCGCCGCGAGCGGGACCCTGGTCGTCGAGTGGCTCAACGTGAGCAGCGGCAGCGACGTCGCCCCGGGCTGGACGTTCTACGCCGAGGAGGTCGTGCGCCGCGGCCACGCCTATGCCGCGGTGTCCGCGCAGCACGCGGGCGTCGAGGGCGGCCTGTCCTCGGTCTCGGTCGGCGGCATCGGCAGCCCGGGACTCGGCGGTCGCGACCCGGCCCGATACGGCGCGCTGAGCCACCCCGGCGACGCGTTCGCCTACGACCTCTTCACCCAGGTGGCCCGCGCCGTGGCCCACGACCTGGGCGCGACGTGCGTGCTCGCGACCGGTGAGTCGCAGTCGGCCTACGCGCTGACGACGTACGCCAACGGCGTCCAGCCGCGCGAGGGGCTCTTCGACGGGCTCCTGGTGCACAGCCGCGGGGGAGCGGCGCTGCCCCTGGGGCGGCCCGGTGCCGGCCTGCCCATGGCCGAGGTCGTCGGCGGCACCCCCACGCGCCTGCGCACCGACCTCGACGTCCCGGTCCTCGTCGTCCAGACCGAGACCGACCTGTTCGGCCGGCTCGCGTTCCTGCCGGCCCGCCAGCCCGACCACGAGCGGCTGCGCACGTGGGAGCTCGCGGGCACCGCGCACGCCGACAAGCACATGATCGGCGAGTTCGAGGAGCTCCTGGGCTGCCCGGCGCCGGTCAACCGCGGCCAGCAGGCCTTCGTGCTGCGTGCCGCGCTGCACCACCTGGAGCGCTGGGCACGCCGCGGCCAGGCGCCACGTCACGCCGACCCGCTCGCCGTCGACGGCGACGGGTTCGTGCTGGACCAGGTCGGCAACGTCCACGGGGGCGTCCGGACGCCCGCGGTCGACGCCCCGGTCGAGGTCCTCTCCGGGCTGACCCTGCCCGGTGCCTCGGTCATCTGCGAGCTCTTCGGCAGCACCACCGACCTGCCCGCCGACCGGCTGGCGGAGCTCTGGCGCGACCGCGAGCACTACCTGGCGGCGTACGCCGACGCTGCCGACCGCGCCATCGACGCCGGCTTCGTTCTCGCCGACGACCGCGCCGAGCTGCTCGCCGACGCACGACCAGAGCGCCTCGGCGGCTCCGCGACCACGCGCATGTCGCCGGGCCGGAGGGGTACCAACGGTGACATCGATGCCCCCGGGCACCCCGATCACGACCGAGGAGGAGCACGCATGTCCGAGCAGAGCGGCGAGCGCGGCGCGGCCGAGGAGAACACCGGCGTCCCCGACACCCCGGAGGAGCACGAGGGTCCCTCGTCGCCCTCCTCGACCCCCGGCGGCGAGGAGTCGCGCGCCGACGGCTTCGCCGAGGAGGCCACGGGCAACGACTGAGGCAGGTCAGCTCGCCAGGTCGACCACGACGACGCTGTAGTTGTCGGGCGCCCCGGCGTCCTCGACCGCCGCGGCCACCGCGGCGGCCACCGTCTCGGCGTCCCCGTCGCGCGACAGCAGCGCGTCCAGGTCGGGGCCGAGCACCGCGTGGACCCCGCTCAGAGCACCTTGCCCGGGTTGAGGATCCCGTGCGGGTCCAGCGCCGCCTTCACCGCTCGCTGCATCGCCATCACCTGCGGCGACAGCTCGCGCGCGAGCCCCTGACGCTTGAGCAGGCCGACGCCGTGCTCGCCGGTGACCGTGCCGCCTAGCGCGAGCGCGTCGTCGATGATCTGCTCGAACGCCGCCTCGGCGCGGACCCTCGCGGCGGCGTCGCCCGCGGGCGTGACGATCAGGGGGTGCAGGTTGCCGTCGCCGGCGTGGGCGACGTTGGCGATCAGCACGTCGTGGTGGGCGGCGACCCGCTCGATGCGCCCCAGCATCTCGGGCACGGCGGCCGTGGGCACGCACACGTCCTCGGTGAGCACCGGCCCCAGCCTCTCCAGCGCCGGGTAGGCGAGCCGCCGGGCGGCGAAGAGCGCGTCCGCCTCCTCCTGGTCGGTCGAGGCGGCCGCCCAGGTCGCGCCGGCGCCGGTGAACGCCGCCAGCATCGCCTCCGCCTCGGCCTCGCCGGCGGCGCCGGGGGCGTCGCAGCGGCCCAGCAGCACGACGTTCGCATCCACCGCGAGGCCCATGCCCTTCCACGCGTCGACCGCCTCGAGGCAGTGCCGGTCGACGAGCTCCAGGGCCGACGGCACGATCCCGGCGGCGCCGACCGCCTCGACGGCGCGGCCCGCGTCGACGACCGAGTCGAAGTAGCCGGCGACGGTGCGCTCCTGCGCTCGCGCGGGCCGCAGGCGCACCGTCACCTCGGTGACGACGCCCAGCGTCCCCTCCGA includes the following:
- a CDS encoding SDR family oxidoreductase: MSKRFKGKVVIVTGAAQGIGEAYARALAAEGASVVVADVNAEAGEKVAAGINETGGRALFVPTDVSSAESASAMAERTVAEYGGIDGLVNNAAIYGDMQFDLLLTVDWDYYRRFMSVNMDGVLVVTRAVWRHLKARGGGSIVNQSSTAAYLYSGFYGLAKTGVNGLTQQLAHELGGMGIRVNAIAPGPTDTEATRTQAGDAAQDLVKGLALKRMGQPEDLVGACLFLLSEESAWVTGQILAVDGGQTFRP
- a CDS encoding carboxymuconolactone decarboxylase family protein produces the protein MSGKFDDLPERRRRGLERMEEVYGFEMTDGEGDFFGYTADHLFADIWERPGLTDRDRRLLLIGLLAGTGGADVLGIQVPAAHANGELSDAELREIVIFLCHYAGWPQGARLNSIVEETIAKARRERS
- a CDS encoding aldehyde dehydrogenase produces the protein MTLRTPPPQLLVDGRLRPAGDATTYPVLDPATGREIGQAPDATAADVDAAIAAARRAFDESDWSSDVALRVRCLRQLHQALLDHADDVRALTTAEVGMPGFMMGAAGFDVPVEGLRWVTDLLESYEFETDLGVAEPMGIASRRTVRREPIGVVAAITPWNVPTQINLAKVGPALAAGCTVVLKPAPDTPWLACELGRLVAEHTDLPPGVLNVVTPRSDQVAAVLATDPRVDMVSFTGSTATGRAIMAAAAPTLKKVFLELGGKSAAIALDDADVAAVAAATAFTACIHAGQGCAITTRLIVPRERYDEAVRVAAATMESIGAKDPADPGAICGPVISQAQRDRVEAYLQLAVEEGGTVATGGHVIDRDGFWVQPTVVAGLDNDSTPAQEEIFGPVLVVIPHDGDDDAVRLANDSPYGLSGSVDSGSLERAKAVAARIRTGTLSVNGGVWFSPDAPFGGYKQSGLGREMGVAGFEEYLQTKTLAFPA
- a CDS encoding NAD(P)-dependent oxidoreductase, producing the protein MTRVGFVGLGNIGRPMALRLASGADDLHVYDVAPEPVAELVAAGATAADSVAGLAGRVEVLCVMVRDDDQVGEVLGEAIAAARPGLVVAVHSTVAPQTPRRLEAAASRHEVLVVDAPVSGGAMGAADGTLAILVGGSEDAYAAARPVLERMGSLVVHAGPIGAGTQMKLARNLMHFVAFTAATEAQRLAEASGLDLRTLGEVVRHTDAVTGGPGAIMHRDTAAPIAEGDFWFGVLDHVRALGEKDLRLATDLADLLGVDVPLARLALDRLGPGLGLPPQELS
- a CDS encoding FAD-binding oxidoreductase, with translation MTLLTDLEAVLPPERVTSDPDVTASYAHDEAEWAAYGTPVAVVRPRETAEVRAVVLACLEHATPLVTRGAGTGLSGGANAVDGCVVLSTERMTEVREIDPVERLAVVQPGVVNDHLRAAAAERGLWYPPDPASSPWSTIGGNVATNAGGLCCVKYGVTGDYVLGLEVVNGLGEVVRLGRRTAKGVAGYDLTSLMVGSEGTLGVVTEVTVRLRPARAQERTVAGYFDSVVDAGRAVEAVGAAGIVPSALELVDRHCLEAVDAWKGMGLAVDANVVLLGRCDAPGAAGEAEAEAMLAAFTGAGATWAAASTDQEEADALFAARRLAYPALERLGPVLTEDVCVPTAAVPEMLGRIERVAAHHDVLIANVAHAGDGNLHPLIVTPAGDAAARVRAEAAFEQIIDDALALGGTVTGEHGVGLLKRQGLARELSPQVMAMQRAVKAALDPHGILNPGKVL
- a CDS encoding alpha/beta hydrolase domain-containing protein, producing MSDRATLAALPPGDTGLAGARPGPDLAAVGYTETEYAASGTAVSYAADELAPDGRWTLRESGSAPYVTRVVVRRPDPAAASGTLVVEWLNVSSGSDVAPGWTFYAEEVVRRGHAYAAVSAQHAGVEGGLSSVSVGGIGSPGLGGRDPARYGALSHPGDAFAYDLFTQVARAVAHDLGATCVLATGESQSAYALTTYANGVQPREGLFDGLLVHSRGGAALPLGRPGAGLPMAEVVGGTPTRLRTDLDVPVLVVQTETDLFGRLAFLPARQPDHERLRTWELAGTAHADKHMIGEFEELLGCPAPVNRGQQAFVLRAALHHLERWARRGQAPRHADPLAVDGDGFVLDQVGNVHGGVRTPAVDAPVEVLSGLTLPGASVICELFGSTTDLPADRLAELWRDREHYLAAYADAADRAIDAGFVLADDRAELLADARPERLGGSATTRMSPGRRGTNGDIDAPGHPDHDRGGARMSEQSGERGAAEENTGVPDTPEEHEGPSSPSSTPGGEESRADGFAEEATGND